A single window of Flavobacteriales bacterium DNA harbors:
- a CDS encoding thioredoxin domain-containing protein, giving the protein MKFFTGYLLASFFVINSCSTQEVKEPHLEEQKHLHTNNLINETSPYLLQHAHNPVNWNAWNDETLQRAKDENKPLLISIGYSACHWCHVMEHESFEDEGVAKIMNEQFIPVKIDREERPDIDQIYMNAIQLIKQSGGWPLNCIALPDGRPFFCGTYFQKEQWKKALNDVSNAYANRNKEVVDYAEKLSQGIRQSELIKINKSDPVFERANLETIVEGWSEKFDLKEGGNTWAPKFPMPNNYLFLLRYYNLTKDQSILDFVNLTLEKMALGGIYDQIGGGFARYSTDKIWKAPHFEKMLYDNGQLVSLYSEAYNLTRNPLYKEVITGTLEFVEREMTSPVGSFYSALDADSEGEEGKYYVWTKEDLKSILGSDFDLFAKYYNIGGKALWEHGNNILLRDIGDAKFAAKEKIDLKKLQNFIKEQNKILLQEREKRVHPGLDDKCLTSWNALMLKGYVDAYNVLGNEKHLDIAVKNGNYIIKHQIQKNGPIYHSYKNGRTTINGYLEDYSFTIEAFIALYEATFDEKWINQADQLAQHAIEHFFDSESKMFFFTSDLDKKLIARKMEVNDNVIPASCSSMAKSLFKLGLLLDNKDYSDKSIQMLNNVKDDMQRYASGYSNWGILMTNKIMPYYEIAILGNDFKQKRNELFNLYVPNKLLMGSKKESELPLLKNKYQKGSTMIYVCLDKTCKMPTEEPSKALNQMNH; this is encoded by the coding sequence ATGAAATTTTTCACAGGATATTTATTAGCCTCGTTTTTTGTTATTAACTCTTGTAGTACACAAGAAGTAAAAGAACCGCATTTGGAAGAACAAAAACATCTGCACACCAATAACTTAATAAACGAAACAAGTCCTTACTTGCTTCAGCATGCGCATAACCCAGTAAACTGGAATGCATGGAACGATGAGACATTACAGCGTGCAAAAGATGAAAACAAGCCATTATTAATTAGCATAGGCTATTCAGCTTGTCATTGGTGCCATGTAATGGAGCATGAATCGTTCGAAGATGAGGGAGTTGCTAAAATCATGAATGAGCAGTTTATCCCAGTGAAGATTGATCGAGAGGAAAGACCAGATATCGATCAGATTTACATGAATGCTATTCAACTTATTAAGCAAAGTGGAGGATGGCCTCTAAACTGCATTGCATTACCCGATGGCAGACCATTTTTCTGTGGCACCTACTTTCAAAAAGAGCAATGGAAAAAAGCATTGAATGATGTTTCCAATGCATATGCGAATAGAAATAAAGAAGTAGTTGACTACGCAGAAAAGCTTTCCCAAGGAATTAGGCAATCAGAGTTAATAAAAATAAATAAATCAGATCCAGTTTTTGAAAGAGCCAATTTAGAAACTATCGTGGAAGGTTGGTCAGAAAAATTCGATCTTAAAGAGGGAGGAAATACTTGGGCACCCAAATTCCCTATGCCTAACAATTATCTCTTCTTACTTCGATATTATAATCTTACAAAAGATCAATCCATATTAGATTTTGTTAATCTCACTCTAGAAAAGATGGCTTTAGGCGGCATCTACGATCAAATTGGCGGTGGATTTGCGCGATATTCGACAGATAAAATCTGGAAAGCCCCTCATTTTGAAAAGATGTTGTACGACAATGGGCAATTAGTCTCTCTATATTCCGAGGCATATAACCTCACCAGAAACCCTCTTTACAAGGAAGTCATAACAGGAACATTAGAATTTGTTGAAAGAGAAATGACCTCTCCTGTTGGATCATTCTATTCAGCATTAGATGCAGATAGCGAAGGTGAAGAAGGAAAGTATTATGTGTGGACAAAAGAAGATCTAAAATCTATTCTAGGAAGCGACTTTGATCTGTTCGCCAAGTACTACAATATCGGTGGTAAAGCGCTCTGGGAACATGGTAACAATATTCTTCTGAGAGATATTGGCGATGCAAAATTTGCAGCCAAAGAGAAAATAGACTTAAAAAAATTACAAAATTTCATCAAAGAGCAAAATAAAATTCTACTTCAGGAACGTGAAAAAAGGGTCCATCCTGGCTTAGATGACAAATGTCTTACTTCTTGGAATGCCCTAATGCTAAAAGGATATGTTGATGCCTACAACGTATTAGGCAACGAAAAACATTTAGATATAGCAGTGAAAAATGGTAATTACATCATCAAACATCAGATTCAAAAAAACGGCCCTATATATCATAGTTACAAAAATGGTCGGACTACCATTAATGGTTATTTAGAAGATTACTCCTTTACAATAGAAGCATTTATCGCCTTATATGAAGCAACCTTTGACGAAAAATGGATTAACCAAGCCGATCAACTAGCCCAACATGCTATAGAGCATTTCTTCGATTCAGAAAGCAAGATGTTCTTCTTTACATCAGATCTTGACAAAAAGCTTATTGCACGAAAAATGGAAGTAAATGATAATGTTATTCCGGCATCTTGTTCGAGCATGGCCAAATCGTTATTCAAATTAGGCCTATTGCTTGATAACAAGGATTATTCAGATAAAAGCATCCAAATGTTAAATAATGTTAAAGATGATATGCAGCGCTATGCGTCAGGCTATTCTAACTGGGGAATTCTTATGACAAATAAAATAATGCCGTACTACGAGATTGCCATTCTTGGAAATGACTTTAAACAAAAACGTAACGAATTGTTTAATCTATATGTACCAAATAAACTACTTATGGGTTCTAAGAAAGAAAGTGAACTCCCTCTCCTTAAAAACAAATACCAAAAAGGAAGTACGATGATATATGTCTGTTTAGACAAAACATGCAAAATGCCCACAGAAGAACCAAGTAAGGCGCTAAACCAAATGAATCATTAA
- a CDS encoding TolC family protein produces MRLNPFILSLLCIISFSINAQADWSLDSCIAHAVKDNIQVKLSELEAQRAKYQLEQSKWDLLPNLNGNMSNSYNIGKRIDPFTNTFASKSVRSNNFNLSSGVNLFNGLSSYNTIKKNSYDLRASTYNTEVIKNNISLNIAALFLQILLNKELVGVQQEQLLQSKGQLKRITKLVEAGVQTQSDIANIESQNALEELNLISAENNLSLSYLELKQLLDISTKDNFSIVTPDLSQVSTDVLDFSAEMIYERASKDYPTIKMSEEQLLSRETALIIAKAGYVPSLSLNGSIGTGYSGADQVLIDEQLGTFQVKSFNNQFKDNVYKYVGLSLSVPIFNQFTIRNSVRNAELNVESQKLSIELEKNNLEKTISTSHANAVAALKKYKVSGKAVIALKEAFRNTSVKYNQGMVDFIEYSNAKSNLTRTESELLQSKFDYIFKIKILDFYQGRPLKL; encoded by the coding sequence GTGCGGTTGAATCCTTTTATTCTTAGTCTTCTTTGTATTATTAGTTTTTCAATTAATGCACAAGCAGACTGGTCTCTTGATTCATGTATAGCTCACGCTGTTAAAGATAACATTCAAGTTAAATTGAGTGAGTTGGAGGCTCAAAGGGCCAAGTATCAATTAGAGCAATCTAAGTGGGACCTTCTTCCTAATTTGAATGGGAATATGTCTAACAGTTATAATATTGGTAAACGGATAGATCCTTTTACGAACACGTTTGCTTCTAAATCGGTTCGTTCAAATAATTTCAATTTGAGTTCTGGAGTTAATCTATTTAATGGTTTGTCTAGCTATAATACCATTAAGAAAAACAGTTATGATCTTAGAGCTAGTACTTACAATACCGAGGTAATTAAGAATAATATTTCTTTGAATATTGCGGCATTATTCCTTCAAATATTGTTAAACAAAGAGCTTGTTGGAGTTCAGCAAGAACAATTACTTCAATCCAAAGGACAATTAAAACGCATTACGAAACTTGTGGAAGCAGGGGTTCAAACACAATCTGATATTGCCAATATCGAATCGCAAAATGCATTGGAAGAATTGAATTTGATTAGTGCAGAGAATAATTTGAGTCTCTCTTATCTAGAGTTAAAGCAGCTTTTGGATATATCAACTAAAGATAATTTTTCAATAGTAACTCCAGACTTATCTCAAGTTTCGACAGACGTATTGGATTTCTCTGCAGAAATGATTTATGAGAGAGCAAGTAAAGATTATCCAACCATTAAGATGTCTGAAGAGCAGTTGCTAAGTAGGGAAACAGCATTGATCATTGCTAAAGCAGGATATGTCCCTTCGCTATCACTTAACGGTTCTATTGGTACTGGGTATTCTGGAGCTGATCAAGTATTAATAGATGAGCAACTTGGAACATTTCAAGTAAAATCGTTCAATAATCAGTTTAAAGACAATGTGTATAAATATGTTGGCTTATCTCTATCTGTTCCAATATTTAATCAATTCACTATTCGGAATTCTGTTAGAAATGCGGAGCTGAATGTTGAAAGCCAAAAGCTCTCGATTGAATTAGAAAAGAATAATCTTGAGAAAACAATTAGTACATCTCATGCCAATGCTGTAGCAGCGTTAAAAAAGTATAAGGTCTCAGGAAAAGCTGTAATCGCTTTAAAGGAGGCTTTCAGAAATACTTCGGTTAAGTATAATCAAGGAATGGTTGATTTTATTGAATACAGTAATGCTAAGAGTAATTTAACTAGAACAGAGTCGGAATTATTACAATCTAAATTTGATTATATTTTCAAGATCAAGATTTTGGATTTTTATCAAGGGAGACCACTTAAATTATAA
- the tsaB gene encoding tRNA (adenosine(37)-N6)-threonylcarbamoyltransferase complex dimerization subunit type 1 TsaB: MALLLHIETTTEMCSVCISKDGEELASKELNDGYSHAENLNTFILEILEDAKLTLSEIDGIAVSKGPGSYTGLRIGVSTAKGICFALDKPLIAVNTLKAMALGVSELATADDKSYICPMLDARRMEVYAGFYTKELVVVREVSADIVDDVIYRDLLDKSECVFFGPGAMKCKPILEGNPNAIFIDDIYPSSRNMIKLAEDKFNNKEFEDLAYFEPFYLKDFVATVSKGSNPSIKKGVSMSR; the protein is encoded by the coding sequence ATGGCTTTATTATTACATATAGAGACCACAACCGAAATGTGTTCAGTTTGTATCTCCAAAGATGGTGAAGAGTTGGCCTCGAAAGAGCTAAACGATGGTTACTCGCATGCCGAGAACTTAAATACATTCATATTAGAAATACTGGAAGATGCGAAACTTACTCTTAGTGAGATTGACGGGATTGCAGTAAGTAAAGGTCCTGGGTCGTATACCGGACTTCGAATAGGAGTGAGCACTGCAAAAGGAATTTGCTTTGCACTGGATAAGCCTTTAATAGCAGTAAATACATTAAAAGCAATGGCTTTAGGAGTAAGTGAGTTGGCAACCGCCGATGATAAATCTTATATATGTCCGATGCTCGATGCAAGAAGGATGGAGGTCTACGCTGGTTTTTACACTAAAGAATTGGTAGTGGTTAGAGAAGTCTCGGCAGATATCGTGGACGATGTGATATATCGGGATCTACTGGATAAAAGTGAATGTGTGTTTTTTGGTCCGGGTGCAATGAAATGCAAACCTATATTGGAAGGTAATCCTAATGCTATTTTTATAGATGATATCTACCCATCGTCTAGGAATATGATAAAACTGGCCGAAGATAAATTTAACAATAAAGAGTTTGAGGACTTGGCTTATTTCGAACCGTTTTACCTTAAAGATTTTGTGGCTACTGTGTCCAAGGGGTCTAATCCTTCAATTAAGAAAGGGGTCTCTATGTCACGGTGA